The Benincasa hispida cultivar B227 chromosome 9, ASM972705v1, whole genome shotgun sequence genome has a segment encoding these proteins:
- the LOC120085897 gene encoding protein GIGANTEA-like isoform X3: protein MPSTPRWAVANGAGVILSVCDEEVARYETATLTAAAVPALLLPPPTTALDEHLVAGLPALEPYARLFHRYYAIATPSATQRLLLGLLEAPPSWAPDALDAVVQLVELLRAAEEYATGIRNWIMCYRDCCLVVIIHPYRSLLKDLSVMLPRNWMHLHFLRAIGTAMSMRAGIAADAAAALLFRILSQPALLFPPLRQVEETDVQCESLGDYDSSYREQIEVPAAEATIDATAQGIASMLCAHGPEVEWRICTIWEAAYGLIPLSSDVVDLPDIIVATPLQPPILSWNLYIPLLKVLEYLPRGSPSEACLMKIFVATVESILQRTYPSESFREQSRKTRYFSSLGSASKNLAVTELRTMVHSLFLESCASVELASRLLFVVLTVCVSHEAQSNGSKKLRREQSDVLDERIEDLQAVSENHTGIRRKTKKQGPVSAFDSYVLAAVCALACEVQLFPFAARGSDHLNTTDLQDVIKLVKVNGTSTELQNSVGSAVCHTHRILAIIEALFSLKPSSVGTSWSYSSNEIVAAAMVAAHVSELFRRSKACMHALSILMRCKWDDEIYNRASSLYNLIDIHSKAVAYIVNEAEPLEAHLIQVPKWKESLVGLNGKKQIQYEDGTCFHPGQSSVQKCDNSSHSESKLVSKRASNSNEELGNSNTSVKGLASFSMDASDLANLLTMDRRIGFNCCAQVPLRSVLAEKQALCFSVISLLWHKLISAPETQPSVESTSAQQGWRQVVDALCNVVSASPAKAATAIVLQAERELQPWIAKDDDQGQKMWRMNQRIIKLIVELMRNHDTPESLVVLASASDLLLRATDGMLVDGEACTLPQLELLEVTARAVKPVLEWGESGLSIADGLSNLLKCRLPATVRCLSHPSAHVRALSTSVLRDIPHTSSIKSSSKSININGIYPSYQYFSSGIIDWKADIEKCLGWEVRSQLATGQATQFLQAAAKELGCSIFL, encoded by the exons ATGCCATCAACTCCAAGGTGGGCCGTTGCAAATGGTGCTGGAGTCATACTGAGTGTTTGTGATGAAGAGGTTGCGCGATATGAGACTGCAACTCTAACAGCAGCTGCTGTTCCTGcacttcttcttcctccccCCACAACAGCTTTGGATGAACATTTAGTTGCTGGGCTACCAGCTCTTGAGCCGTATGCACGCTTATTTCATAG ATATTATGCCATTGCTACTCCCAGTGCCACCCAAAGGCTTCTTCTTGGACTCTTAGAAGCACCTCCATCTTGGGCTCCAGATGCTCTTGATGCAGTTGTACAGCTTGTAGAACTCCTTCGAGCTGCTGAAGAGTATGCAACTGGCATTAGG AATTGGATTATGTGCTATAGAGATTGCTGCCTTGTTGTCATAATACACCCGTATAGGAGTCTTTTGAAAGATCTTTCTGTTATG CTTCCTAGGAACTGGATGCATTTACATTTCTTGCGTGCCATTGGCACTGCAATGTCCATGAGAGCTGGTATTGCTGCTGATGCTGCAGCAGCCTTGCTTTTTCGCATACTGTCCCAACCTGCATTGCTGTTTCCACCACTACGACAAGTTGAGGAAACTGATGTTCAGTGTGAATCTTTGGGTGACTATGATTCATCATACAGGGAACAG ATTGAAGTGCCTGCAGCAGAAGCTACAATTGACGCTACTGCACAAGGAATTGCATCCATGCTTTGTGCACATGGTCCTGAAGTTGAATGGAGAATTTGTACAATCTGGGAAGCTGCTTATGGCTTAATTCCATTAAGTTCCGATGTAGTTGACCTCCCTGACATCATAGTTGCAACACCATTGCAGCCTCCCATATTATCATGGAATTTATACATTCCTCTCCTTAAGGTTCTCGAATATCTTCCACGTGGTAGTCCATCTGAAGCATGTCTGATGAAGATATTTGTTGCTACTGTGGAATCAATTCTTCAAAGGACATATCCTTCTGAGTCTTTCAGAGAACAATCTAGGAAAACAAGATACTTTTCCAGCCTTGGTTCTGCTTCTAAAAATCTTGCTGTCACAGAGCTTCGGACCATGGTCCACTCGCTTTTCTTAGAATCGTGTGCTTCTGTGGAGCTTGCATCACGCCTACTTTTTGTTGTATTGACTGTTTGTGTTAGTCATGAAGCTCAATCCAACGGAAGCAAGAAATTGAGACGTGAACAAAGTGATGTTCTGGATGAAAGGATTGAGGACTTGCAAGCAGTATCCGAGAACCATACAGGAATAAGGAGAAAGACTAAAAAGCAAGGTCCTGTTTCTGCATTTGATTCTTATGTCCTGGCTGCTGTTTGTGCTCTTGCCTGTGAGGTCCAATTATTTCCCTTTGCTGCTAGGGGAAGTGATCATTTAAATACTACAGATTTACAGGATGTAATAAAACTGGTCAAAGTAAATGGTACTTCAACCGAGCTTCAAAATAGTGTTGGCTCAGCGGTATGCCACACTCACCGAATTTTGGCCATCATAGAAgcacttttttctttaaagcCATCTTCTGTGGGAACTTCATGGAGTTATAGTTCAAACGAGATAGTTGCTGCAGCAATGGTTGCAGCTCATGTTTCAGAACTCTTCAGACGGTCAAAGGCGTGCATGCATGCTCTCTCTATCCTGATGCGATGCAAGTGGGACGATGAAATTTACAACAGGGCATCATCATTGTACAACCTAATAGATATTCACAGCAAAGCCGTTGCTTACATTGTTAATGAGGCTGAACCTTTAGAAGCACATTTAATACAAGTACCGAAATGGAAGGAATCTCTTGTTGGGTTAAACggaaaaaaacaaattcaatatgAAGACGGTACCTGCTTTCATCCTGGACAATCATCTGTCCAAAAGTGTGATAATTCATCCCATTCCGAATCTAAACTTGTGTCCAAGCGAGCATCAAATTCGAATGAAGAGTTGGGCAACAGCAACACTTCAGTGAAAGGTTTAGCAAGCTTCTCAATGGATGCTTCTGATTTAGCCAACTTACTCACAATGGACAGGCGTATAGGATTCAACTGTTGTGCACAAGTTCCATTAAGATCAGTGCTCGCTGAGAAACAAGCATTATGTTTTTCTGTTATTTCTCTACTGTGGCACAAGTTGATTTCCGCTCCTGAAACTCAACCTAGTGTGGAGAGCACTTCGGCCCAGCAAGGATGGAGGCAG GTAGTTGATGCATTATGCAACGTGGTATCAGCTTCCCCAGCTAAAGCGGCTACAGCAATTGTTCTTCAG GCCGAGAGGGAGTTGCAACCTTGGATTGCAAAAGATGATGATCAAGGTCAGAAGATGTGGAGAATGAACCAGCGGATCATCAAATTGATAGTTGAGCTAATGAGAAATCATGATACTCCAGAATCACTGGTCGTATTGGCGAGTGCGTCAGATCTTCTGTTGCGTGCCACAGATGGGATGCTTGTAGATGGGGAAGCCTGTACTTTGCCACAACTAGAG CTATTGGAAGTGACTGCTAGAGCAGTTAAGCCTGTACTGGAGTGGGGAGAATCTGGACTGTCCATTGCTGATGGCCTTTCCAATCTCTTAAAG TGTCGTCTACCCGCTACTGTTCGATGCCTTTCTCATCCAAGTGCGCATGTCCGAGCTCTAAGCACATCAGTTCTTCGTGATATTCCGCACACCAGTTCAATTAAGTCTAGTTCAAAATCGATCAACATAAATGGCATCTATCCCTCTTATCAGTATTTCAGTTCAGGTATCATTGACTGGAAAGCAGATATTGAGAAGTGCTTGGGATGGGAAGTTCGTAGTCAACTTGCAACTGGACAAGCAACTCAGTTTCTTCAAGCTGCCGCCAAGGAATTAGGCTGCTCTATTTTCCTATGA